The following proteins are co-located in the Echinicola sp. 20G genome:
- a CDS encoding serine hydrolase → MKKILLAVAIWLLAIHADAQTKTSLKSSPLSDGTPSSVGMSSERLNKIGEMLSDEVNSGNIPGAVALIAKDGKIVFHQAYGMADNTAGVEMKKDAIFRIASQTKAITSTAVMILWEEGQFQLDDPISKYIPEFKNPQVLSGFKYADTTYSTIPANKEITIRHLLTHTSGLGYGVIDGDERMRMIYDKAGVTDLFTAENITIGESVKKLAKLPLHFNPGEQYRYSEGLDVLGYLVEVVSGKPFDEFLRERIFDPLGMDDTWFYLPKNKENRLVTVQEKKDGKWMPYPVTFYDTNYPKAGARAFFSGGAGLSSTAKDYATFLQMYLNEGHLNGVRILSRTTVASIMGNQTGDLFGGDNKYYGLAFGVVTEKGEGHGGMGSAGTFDWGGYFNTQYFADPQEQVIGILMKQTQGRVNDQTGWKFRQMVGAAVDD, encoded by the coding sequence ATGAAGAAAATTTTATTGGCGGTAGCCATATGGCTTTTAGCAATCCATGCAGATGCACAAACTAAAACATCTTTAAAATCATCACCACTTTCTGATGGGACTCCTTCTAGTGTAGGCATGTCTTCAGAACGACTGAATAAGATTGGGGAAATGCTCAGTGATGAAGTGAATTCAGGAAATATACCCGGGGCGGTAGCCTTGATCGCTAAAGATGGGAAAATTGTGTTCCACCAAGCATATGGGATGGCAGATAATACTGCTGGTGTTGAAATGAAGAAAGACGCAATTTTTAGAATTGCTTCCCAAACCAAAGCCATTACTTCCACAGCAGTCATGATCCTGTGGGAAGAGGGACAGTTTCAATTGGATGACCCCATTTCAAAGTATATTCCCGAGTTTAAAAATCCACAAGTATTAAGCGGATTCAAATATGCAGACACCACTTATAGTACAATCCCTGCGAACAAAGAAATTACTATCAGGCATTTATTGACACATACATCAGGCTTAGGTTATGGAGTAATCGATGGTGATGAAAGGATGAGGATGATCTACGACAAGGCAGGGGTGACTGACCTTTTTACCGCAGAAAATATAACGATCGGTGAGAGTGTAAAGAAGCTGGCCAAACTGCCATTACACTTTAATCCCGGTGAGCAGTATCGGTACAGTGAAGGTTTGGATGTTTTAGGGTATTTAGTAGAAGTAGTTTCGGGAAAGCCTTTTGATGAGTTTTTAAGGGAAAGAATTTTCGATCCGTTGGGAATGGATGATACTTGGTTCTATCTCCCTAAAAATAAAGAAAATAGGTTGGTTACTGTGCAAGAGAAGAAGGATGGGAAATGGATGCCCTACCCCGTCACTTTTTATGACACCAATTATCCGAAGGCTGGAGCTAGAGCTTTCTTTTCAGGTGGAGCGGGCTTGAGTAGTACAGCCAAGGACTATGCAACTTTTTTACAGATGTATTTGAATGAAGGTCACCTGAACGGCGTAAGAATCTTGAGTAGAACAACTGTAGCATCTATAATGGGGAATCAAACTGGAGATTTATTTGGAGGAGATAACAAATACTACGGTTTGGCTTTTGGTGTGGTGACCGAGAAAGGAGAGGGGCACGGAGGAATGGGGAGTGCAGGTACTTTTGATTGGGGAGGATATTTCAATACCCAATATTTTGCCGATCCACAAGAGCAAGTTATTGGCATTCTGATGAAGCAGACCCAAGGTAGAGTGAATGACCAGACAGGCTGGAAATTCAGACAGATGGTTGGGGCTGCAGTAGATGATTAA
- a CDS encoding hotdog fold thioesterase, translated as MIFNENLHVDLLNKLGEGNMGEHLGIRFTEIGEDYLAATMPVDHRTKQPLGLLHGGANLVLAETLGSVAATCCIDTDKQYCVGLEINANHIKSVRSGLVEGIAKPLHIGGKTQIWEIKIFSETKELTCVSRITIAVLDKKQR; from the coding sequence ATGATATTTAACGAAAACCTCCACGTTGATTTACTGAACAAGTTGGGCGAAGGCAACATGGGCGAACATCTTGGTATCCGCTTTACCGAAATAGGTGAGGACTATTTAGCGGCAACCATGCCGGTGGATCATCGAACAAAACAGCCCCTAGGCTTGTTACATGGAGGAGCCAACTTAGTCTTGGCGGAAACATTAGGAAGTGTGGCAGCTACCTGTTGCATTGACACGGACAAGCAATATTGCGTGGGACTGGAAATCAATGCCAACCATATCAAATCTGTCCGGTCAGGTTTAGTAGAAGGTATTGCCAAGCCCCTTCACATTGGAGGAAAGACCCAAATTTGGGAAATTAAAATTTTCTCTGAAACTAAAGAATTGACGTGTGTGAGCAGGATCACCATTGCTGTCCTCGATAAAAAACAAAGATGA
- a CDS encoding zinc ribbon domain-containing protein: MESTVAQKLDAIYNLQKIDSRLDAIFKIRGALPEEVQDLEDEIAGYETRLEKFNNDILALEDEIKKHKEAIKESEKLIKKYQDQQMNVRNNREYDAITKELELQDLEIQVSRKKIGEAEVRIEGKKKDLAELDETLKDRKKDLDTKKDELDTIVAESEAEENKLKTEREKATKKIEERILKSYKKIRNNAKNGLAVVEVKRGACGGCFNIVPPQRQADIREKKKIIVCEHCGRILADVADEIEDETLPKKKRSTRTTKSK, encoded by the coding sequence ATGGAAAGTACAGTTGCACAGAAACTTGATGCCATCTATAATCTTCAAAAAATAGATTCCCGTTTAGACGCTATTTTTAAAATAAGAGGAGCCCTTCCTGAAGAAGTTCAAGACTTAGAAGACGAGATAGCTGGTTACGAGACGAGGTTAGAGAAATTCAACAATGACATCTTGGCCCTTGAGGACGAAATCAAGAAACACAAAGAAGCTATCAAGGAATCTGAGAAGCTGATCAAAAAATACCAAGACCAACAAATGAACGTCAGAAACAACCGTGAGTATGACGCCATTACCAAAGAGTTGGAATTGCAGGATTTGGAGATCCAAGTTTCCAGAAAAAAAATTGGTGAAGCCGAAGTAAGAATTGAAGGCAAGAAAAAAGACCTTGCTGAACTTGATGAGACTTTGAAAGATCGCAAGAAAGATCTTGACACCAAGAAAGATGAGCTTGACACTATCGTAGCTGAAAGTGAAGCTGAAGAAAACAAGCTAAAGACTGAAAGAGAAAAAGCTACCAAGAAAATTGAAGAGCGTATTCTTAAGTCTTACAAAAAAATAAGAAACAATGCCAAAAATGGTTTGGCTGTTGTGGAAGTGAAAAGAGGCGCTTGTGGTGGATGTTTCAATATCGTCCCTCCACAAAGGCAGGCCGATATTCGTGAGAAGAAAAAAATCATCGTTTGTGAACATTGCGGAAGAATTTTAGCTGATGTTGCTGACGAAATTGAAGACGAAACACTTCCAAAGAAAAAAAGAAGCACTAGAACTACAAAAAGCAAATAA
- a CDS encoding histidine phosphatase family protein, with translation MGTKKIFIVRHGQTDYNLKGVVQGSGIDAPINETGIKQAAAFYESHKHIKFDRIYYTGLQRTKQSIASFLRNGTPHEAVPDFNEISWGKYEGVPMSKDEHTYYQSMLSKWSEGELDYAIEGGESPNMVYKRLKKGLDYVMSKGGETVLICMHGRAMRVMLSLMLEYDLRFMDVFDHHNLGYYELTVKDDGKFLLDRYNYVKHLKVKGLIG, from the coding sequence TTGGGTACTAAAAAAATCTTCATTGTTCGTCATGGACAAACAGATTATAACTTAAAAGGAGTAGTGCAAGGGAGTGGGATTGATGCACCCATTAATGAGACTGGAATCAAGCAAGCAGCGGCCTTTTATGAAAGCCATAAGCATATTAAGTTCGATAGGATATATTATACTGGCTTACAAAGAACAAAACAATCCATAGCTTCATTTTTAAGAAATGGAACACCACATGAAGCGGTTCCGGACTTCAATGAAATCAGTTGGGGTAAATATGAAGGGGTGCCCATGAGCAAAGATGAACATACTTATTACCAAAGTATGTTGAGTAAATGGTCAGAAGGAGAACTGGATTATGCAATCGAAGGAGGTGAGTCTCCCAATATGGTATATAAAAGATTGAAAAAAGGGCTTGACTATGTGATGTCAAAAGGAGGAGAGACTGTGCTGATTTGTATGCATGGGAGAGCCATGCGTGTGATGTTGAGTTTAATGTTAGAGTATGACCTGCGTTTTATGGATGTATTTGATCACCATAATTTGGGGTACTACGAACTGACAGTGAAGGATGATGGTAAGTTTTTACTTGATCGCTATAACTATGTGAAGCATTTAAAAGTTAAAGGATTGATTGGATAG
- a CDS encoding chorismate-binding protein, producing the protein MSISTVKTSLTTQEKTIDCLVHHALIGGHQIAVWKSPKNNEIQLILDKTDKIKRVELELDTLPEGFIAHPFGDQEDQKAFFLEASDYFKINIDLPEIPDVTEKFKSVQLDQTQTKKQIRNHLKQLYTQTPGESCNPTTKEDFIEIVHKGIQSISEGEIAKVVPARMKKLQLKEGFDLTKTFLELCKNYPNAFVNFFHIPSVGTWLGATPEVLIKTEGQYFYTMALAGTQKASGDNPIKNAAWTQKEIEEQALVSRYIVNNFKKIRLREYEENGPKTVLAGNLLHLRSDFRVDMEATNFPQLGSVMLKLLHPTSAVCGSPKEKAMDFIIENEKFDRSFFSGFIGPVNIENQTAIYVNLRTTQFINNEVILYAGAGVTEDSIPEKEWEETSMKCDIIGKFIQ; encoded by the coding sequence ATGAGTATATCAACCGTAAAAACTTCTCTAACTACCCAAGAGAAAACTATAGATTGCCTAGTGCACCATGCCTTGATAGGCGGGCATCAAATCGCAGTTTGGAAATCACCCAAAAACAATGAAATCCAACTTATCCTTGATAAGACTGATAAAATCAAACGTGTTGAACTTGAACTCGACACACTTCCCGAGGGTTTCATTGCGCACCCATTTGGAGATCAAGAGGACCAAAAGGCATTTTTCTTGGAAGCTTCTGACTATTTTAAAATAAATATAGACCTTCCTGAAATACCAGATGTTACAGAAAAGTTCAAATCTGTTCAGTTGGATCAAACACAAACTAAAAAACAGATTAGGAACCACCTCAAGCAACTCTACACTCAAACACCCGGGGAATCATGTAATCCTACTACCAAAGAAGACTTTATAGAAATCGTCCATAAAGGTATCCAATCCATTAGTGAAGGAGAGATTGCAAAAGTAGTTCCGGCCAGAATGAAAAAATTGCAGTTAAAAGAAGGATTTGACCTTACCAAAACCTTCTTGGAGCTTTGTAAAAACTATCCAAATGCCTTTGTCAATTTCTTCCATATCCCCAGTGTAGGCACTTGGCTTGGTGCCACTCCTGAAGTATTGATCAAAACAGAAGGGCAATATTTCTATACCATGGCACTTGCAGGCACACAAAAAGCCTCGGGAGACAATCCTATTAAAAATGCTGCTTGGACCCAAAAAGAAATCGAAGAACAAGCATTAGTTAGTCGATATATTGTCAACAACTTCAAAAAAATAAGACTAAGGGAATACGAGGAAAATGGTCCAAAAACAGTCTTGGCAGGAAATCTTCTTCACTTAAGATCGGACTTCAGGGTCGATATGGAAGCTACCAATTTCCCTCAATTGGGATCGGTCATGTTAAAACTTTTACACCCTACTTCTGCAGTTTGTGGATCACCAAAAGAAAAAGCCATGGACTTTATCATAGAAAATGAAAAGTTCGACAGGTCTTTTTTTTCCGGATTTATCGGCCCAGTCAACATCGAAAACCAAACTGCTATCTATGTTAATCTGAGGACAACTCAATTCATAAACAACGAAGTTATCCTGTATGCTGGCGCAGGAGTTACCGAAGACTCTATTCCCGAAAAGGAATGGGAAGAAACTTCCATGAAATGTGATATAATCGGAAAATTCATTCAATAA
- a CDS encoding cytochrome ubiquinol oxidase subunit I — MDDLMAARSQMALSLGFHIIFACIGMIMPFLMAVSHYKYLKTGKDKYKTLTKAWSKGVAIFFVTGAVSGTMLSFELGLLWPEFMKHAGPIFGMPFSLEGTAFFIEAIALGFFLYGWDKFNPWFHWFTGVVVGVSGLASGILVVAANSWMNSPAGFDFVNGEYINIDPIAAMFNAAWFSQALHMILAAFVATCFAVAGIHAWMLLKGKNNAIHQSALKIALTIGAIAAILQPISGDISAKDVAIRQPAKLAAMEAHFHTEESADLIIGGIPDEENKTVNYAIKIPGALSFLAHGDFEAEVIGLDQIPEEEHPPVTVTHFAFQIMVGCGTLLMLIGLTWLFGLWKSKKYIFSKKYLIILALATPLGFIAVEAGWFVTEVGRQPWILYGIMRTSEAVTPMPGIVYSFILYSIIYLSLSAIVSLLLIRQIKNLKENQDLSLPLNQ, encoded by the coding sequence ATGGATGATTTAATGGCCGCCAGATCCCAAATGGCACTCTCTCTGGGCTTTCACATCATATTTGCCTGTATAGGCATGATCATGCCATTTCTGATGGCTGTTTCCCATTACAAATACCTCAAAACCGGAAAAGACAAATACAAAACTCTCACCAAAGCTTGGAGCAAAGGTGTGGCCATTTTCTTTGTTACAGGGGCTGTTTCAGGCACCATGCTTTCTTTTGAATTGGGCCTCCTATGGCCTGAATTCATGAAACATGCAGGACCTATTTTTGGGATGCCATTTTCACTGGAAGGGACAGCATTCTTTATTGAAGCGATTGCTCTTGGGTTTTTTCTCTATGGCTGGGATAAATTCAACCCATGGTTCCACTGGTTCACAGGAGTAGTTGTTGGTGTAAGCGGGCTGGCATCCGGTATACTGGTAGTAGCTGCCAATTCTTGGATGAATTCCCCAGCAGGTTTTGATTTTGTCAATGGAGAATACATCAATATTGACCCAATAGCGGCCATGTTCAATGCAGCTTGGTTCAGCCAGGCTTTACACATGATTTTGGCCGCCTTTGTAGCCACGTGCTTTGCTGTCGCGGGCATACATGCCTGGATGTTATTAAAAGGAAAAAATAATGCCATTCACCAAAGTGCATTAAAAATTGCTTTGACCATTGGAGCCATCGCGGCAATATTGCAACCTATCAGTGGAGATATATCAGCCAAAGATGTAGCAATAAGACAGCCTGCTAAATTGGCAGCCATGGAAGCCCATTTTCATACCGAAGAGTCTGCTGACCTCATTATCGGGGGAATTCCCGATGAAGAAAATAAAACGGTCAATTATGCAATAAAAATCCCTGGAGCATTGAGTTTTCTCGCCCATGGTGATTTTGAGGCCGAAGTAATAGGCCTAGATCAAATCCCTGAAGAAGAACATCCCCCCGTAACAGTAACCCACTTTGCATTTCAAATTATGGTAGGCTGTGGGACGTTATTAATGCTGATAGGACTCACTTGGCTGTTTGGATTATGGAAATCAAAAAAATACATTTTCTCTAAAAAGTATTTAATAATATTGGCCTTGGCCACTCCTTTAGGCTTTATAGCTGTAGAAGCAGGTTGGTTTGTGACTGAGGTAGGAAGGCAACCATGGATTCTTTATGGAATAATGAGGACCTCAGAAGCAGTAACTCCGATGCCGGGAATCGTCTATTCATTCATTCTTTATTCGATAATATACCTATCCCTAAGCGCGATAGTATCTTTACTGCTCATCAGACAAATCAAAAACTTAAAAGAAAATCAGGATCTATCGTTACCACTAAATCAATAA
- the menD gene encoding 2-succinyl-5-enolpyruvyl-6-hydroxy-3-cyclohexene-1-carboxylic-acid synthase, which yields MIIQPIVDLAAICARKGIKNIILSPGSRCAPITLAFARHPELHCRTISDERSAAFIALGMAQQLKKPVVLVCTSGTAALNYAPAVAEAYFQQIPLLVITADRPAEWIDQWDGQTIRQEKIYGNHIKSSYTFPDEFSTDDKIWHAHRIINEAINNSSNFPAGPVHINIPLREPFYPDVNEAFNYALPVPIVDQVQSEITLGEEAKIKLKNTLERFNRILIVPGQQTPCRKSQEFIDQIAKRHQAVVVTDTISNLQSEHTINYHDQFLPIYGHGELYPDLIISFGKSIISKSLKLFLRKSGAEHWHIQPGGYSPDTFQGLSKLIDSSSTSFLKFLSESLQAKESEFSKAWKVANESIGHSLPEALENAEFGEWKAIETILNKVPEHSKIHLANSMAVRYVNFLGPRKQEIICNRGTSGIDGSNSTAVGCTFTTKDFVTLFTGDLAFFYDRNAFWHNYTYNNLRVVLLNNHAGGIFRLIDGPSRQPELEEFFETKQSLNAENLAKDFNFHYSAASNKEGLDEALRDFYHPSIRPRLLEITSESTQNTNILKIVKDYLLTILKK from the coding sequence TTGATAATCCAACCGATCGTAGACTTGGCGGCCATTTGCGCACGCAAAGGAATCAAAAACATCATCTTGTCTCCTGGGTCAAGATGTGCACCTATTACCTTGGCTTTTGCAAGGCATCCAGAATTACATTGTAGGACTATTTCAGATGAGCGTTCTGCTGCATTTATTGCATTAGGGATGGCCCAACAGTTAAAAAAACCTGTTGTCTTGGTTTGTACCAGTGGAACTGCAGCCCTTAATTATGCTCCTGCTGTGGCCGAAGCCTACTTTCAGCAAATCCCACTACTTGTCATCACTGCCGACAGACCAGCGGAATGGATTGACCAGTGGGATGGACAAACGATCAGGCAAGAAAAAATTTACGGAAACCACATCAAGTCGAGTTATACTTTCCCCGATGAGTTTTCTACGGATGATAAGATTTGGCATGCCCACAGAATCATCAATGAGGCCATTAATAATTCCAGTAATTTCCCTGCTGGTCCTGTCCACATCAACATTCCCCTGAGGGAACCATTTTATCCTGACGTTAATGAAGCTTTTAATTACGCTCTCCCCGTTCCCATTGTGGATCAAGTCCAAAGTGAAATAACATTAGGGGAGGAAGCGAAAATTAAACTCAAAAATACACTTGAAAGGTTTAATCGGATCCTGATTGTTCCGGGACAACAAACTCCTTGTAGAAAAAGTCAGGAATTTATTGATCAAATCGCAAAGAGACATCAAGCTGTAGTAGTAACTGATACAATTTCAAATCTACAATCTGAACATACGATCAATTACCATGATCAATTTCTACCTATCTATGGTCATGGAGAGCTCTACCCCGACTTAATTATAAGCTTTGGAAAGTCCATTATTTCCAAATCACTAAAACTATTCCTAAGAAAGTCTGGTGCCGAACACTGGCATATCCAACCTGGAGGATATAGCCCAGATACTTTTCAAGGTCTTTCCAAACTAATAGATTCATCGTCAACTTCATTTTTAAAGTTCTTGTCTGAAAGCTTACAGGCTAAGGAAAGTGAGTTTTCAAAAGCATGGAAAGTCGCTAATGAAAGTATCGGCCATAGCTTACCAGAGGCATTAGAGAATGCTGAATTTGGGGAATGGAAAGCAATTGAAACTATTCTGAACAAGGTTCCTGAACACTCTAAAATACACTTGGCCAATAGCATGGCAGTACGTTATGTCAACTTTCTCGGACCAAGAAAGCAGGAAATCATTTGTAACCGTGGCACAAGCGGCATAGATGGTTCCAACAGTACAGCAGTAGGTTGTACCTTCACCACTAAAGACTTTGTTACTTTATTTACTGGTGATTTGGCATTTTTCTATGATCGTAATGCCTTTTGGCACAATTACACTTACAACAATCTAAGAGTTGTTCTTTTGAACAACCACGCTGGAGGTATATTCCGCTTAATTGACGGTCCTAGCAGGCAACCTGAACTGGAAGAATTCTTTGAAACCAAACAATCTCTAAATGCTGAAAACTTGGCCAAAGATTTTAACTTTCACTATTCAGCTGCTTCCAATAAAGAGGGGCTAGATGAAGCCTTGCGAGATTTCTACCACCCATCTATTAGGCCAAGGTTATTGGAAATAACTTCTGAAAGTACTCAAAACACCAACATTCTAAAAATAGTCAAAGATTACTTATTGACTATTTTAAAAAAATAA
- a CDS encoding AMP-binding protein → MIIIEDHQLTFEAIKKGDWSLFPPYFQESLLFCKDWLNGKEEFNLQTSGSTGKPKTISIKRIQMENSAKATGDFFKITADSKLLCCLNTAMIAGKMMLVRAMEWKSKVHLIEPNGLPLKSFPQNQKFDFVAMVPAQIENSLGDIESTPLLKNIRSLIIGGAPLSNELQKEIAKLPCNSFQTYGMTETVSHIALAKISGTAPLVYRVLPGVEINTNENNQLVIKAPMALHPLTTSDIVKIISPQEFIWKGRSDFTINSGGIKIQPEEIEKSISSKVIKFFNNSRYFISSEPHSKWGEQVVLIIESQEPSDWNAANFKKELRVVLEKYACPKKIHFIENFIETTSGKINRHKTAQLTQ, encoded by the coding sequence ATGATCATTATAGAAGACCATCAATTGACTTTTGAAGCCATCAAAAAAGGAGACTGGAGCCTATTCCCTCCATATTTCCAGGAGTCCCTTTTGTTCTGTAAAGATTGGTTAAATGGTAAAGAAGAATTCAACCTCCAAACCTCTGGATCAACAGGTAAACCCAAAACCATTTCTATTAAAAGAATCCAAATGGAGAACAGCGCAAAAGCCACTGGTGACTTTTTCAAAATAACTGCTGATTCCAAACTACTTTGCTGTCTAAACACAGCCATGATTGCCGGTAAAATGATGCTTGTCCGAGCAATGGAATGGAAAAGTAAAGTCCATCTTATCGAACCAAACGGACTTCCGCTTAAAAGCTTTCCTCAAAATCAAAAGTTTGATTTCGTAGCAATGGTCCCCGCTCAAATAGAGAACAGTTTAGGCGATATTGAAAGTACCCCACTACTTAAAAACATTAGAAGCCTGATTATTGGAGGAGCTCCCCTTTCGAATGAATTGCAAAAAGAAATCGCTAAGCTTCCTTGTAACAGCTTTCAGACATACGGCATGACTGAAACTGTCTCTCACATTGCCTTGGCAAAAATTTCTGGAACTGCTCCACTTGTGTACCGTGTTCTTCCAGGGGTCGAAATCAATACAAATGAAAACAATCAATTGGTCATCAAAGCTCCAATGGCCCTTCATCCATTAACTACCAGTGATATCGTCAAGATTATATCTCCACAAGAGTTCATTTGGAAAGGCCGGTCGGATTTCACCATCAACTCCGGGGGAATCAAAATTCAACCGGAAGAAATAGAAAAATCAATCTCTTCTAAAGTCATTAAATTCTTCAATAACAGCCGATATTTCATTTCTTCAGAACCCCATAGTAAATGGGGAGAACAAGTGGTATTGATCATCGAAAGTCAGGAACCATCAGATTGGAATGCAGCTAATTTTAAAAAAGAATTGCGAGTAGTTCTGGAAAAATATGCTTGTCCAAAAAAAATTCATTTCATAGAAAATTTCATTGAAACAACATCCGGTAAAATCAACAGACACAAAACCGCCCAACTCACCCAATAA
- a CDS encoding Nif3-like dinuclear metal center hexameric protein: protein MVNLIRDVVSYLESIAPPAYQESYDNAQLITGNPDDKVKGILCTLDVTEEVVQEAIDLGCNMIVAHHPIVFKGLKSLTGKNYVERTVIKAIKNDIAIFAIHTNLDNIHTGVNKRICDKIGLTNTKVLAPKKGLLSKLTTFIPTEETDKVLEGLYNAGAGDIGEYSNCSFSVEGTGSFLPSDQSNPTIGEKGTISKVKENRIEVIFPSYLQGNILKALKETHPYEEVAYYLQSIENENQEVGSGMVGELNEEMEEKSFLLHLKESMHLSVIKHTSLRNKPIRKVAVCGGAGIFLLGAAKRAKADMFITSDIKYHEFFDAENQIVISDIGHYESEIYTKDLLLELLSQNFSNIALYLTKVITNPITYI, encoded by the coding sequence ATGGTTAATTTGATTAGAGACGTAGTATCTTACCTCGAAAGCATTGCCCCTCCCGCTTATCAAGAATCTTATGATAATGCACAACTGATCACCGGAAACCCTGATGATAAGGTAAAAGGCATTTTGTGTACATTGGATGTAACTGAAGAAGTTGTACAGGAAGCGATCGATCTAGGTTGCAACATGATCGTAGCCCACCATCCTATTGTCTTTAAAGGGCTCAAAAGTCTGACTGGAAAAAACTATGTAGAAAGAACCGTAATCAAAGCCATCAAAAATGACATTGCCATTTTTGCCATTCACACCAACCTTGACAATATCCACACAGGTGTCAATAAAAGAATTTGTGACAAGATAGGACTTACCAACACAAAGGTCCTGGCCCCCAAAAAAGGCCTACTCTCCAAACTAACTACTTTTATTCCAACAGAGGAAACAGACAAAGTACTTGAAGGACTCTATAATGCCGGAGCTGGAGACATTGGCGAATATAGCAATTGCAGCTTCAGCGTGGAAGGCACTGGATCCTTTCTCCCATCTGATCAGTCCAATCCGACTATTGGAGAAAAGGGTACTATTTCTAAAGTTAAAGAAAACAGAATAGAGGTAATCTTTCCTTCCTATTTACAGGGCAACATCTTAAAAGCACTCAAAGAAACCCACCCTTATGAAGAAGTGGCTTATTATCTACAGTCCATTGAAAACGAAAATCAGGAAGTGGGCTCCGGTATGGTCGGTGAACTTAATGAGGAAATGGAAGAAAAATCCTTTCTACTTCATCTAAAGGAATCCATGCACCTTTCAGTGATCAAACACACTTCACTAAGAAATAAGCCAATAAGAAAAGTAGCAGTTTGTGGTGGAGCAGGTATATTTCTTCTTGGCGCAGCCAAAAGAGCCAAGGCAGATATGTTCATCACATCAGACATAAAATACCACGAATTCTTTGATGCTGAAAATCAAATAGTTATATCTGACATTGGTCATTACGAAAGTGAAATTTATACAAAAGATTTATTATTAGAGTTATTGTCACAAAATTTTAGTAATATTGCACTCTATTTGACAAAAGTCATTACGAATCCCATAACTTACATATAG
- a CDS encoding 1,4-dihydroxy-2-naphthoyl-CoA synthase, whose amino-acid sequence MDWKVVKEFEDITYKKCGGVARIAFNRPEVRNAFRPKTTSELFEAFLDAREDTSIGVVLLSAEGPSPKDGIYSFCSGGDQKARGEQGYVGDDGMHRLNILEVQRLIRFMPKVVIAVVPGWAVGGGHSLHVVCDLTLASKEHAIFKQTDADVTSFDGGYGSAYLAKMVGQKRAREIFFLGRNYSAQEAYEMGMVNAVIPHEELEATAFEWAQEILEKSPTSIKMLKFAFNLTDDGMVGQQVFAGEATRLTYMTEEAKEGRNAFLEKRKPNFKDIKWIP is encoded by the coding sequence ATGGATTGGAAAGTAGTCAAGGAATTTGAAGACATTACTTATAAAAAGTGTGGGGGAGTGGCAAGGATTGCCTTTAACCGCCCAGAAGTAAGGAATGCTTTTCGCCCCAAAACAACCAGTGAATTATTTGAAGCTTTTTTGGATGCGAGAGAAGATACATCGATAGGTGTCGTTTTGCTTTCTGCTGAAGGCCCATCACCTAAAGATGGCATTTATTCTTTTTGCAGCGGAGGTGATCAAAAAGCCCGTGGAGAGCAAGGGTATGTAGGTGATGATGGGATGCACCGATTAAATATACTAGAGGTACAGCGTCTGATCAGGTTTATGCCTAAAGTGGTCATTGCTGTGGTTCCAGGTTGGGCCGTCGGTGGAGGGCATAGTCTTCACGTGGTATGTGATTTGACATTGGCTAGTAAAGAACATGCCATTTTTAAGCAAACAGATGCAGACGTTACCAGTTTTGATGGTGGATATGGTTCTGCCTATTTGGCTAAGATGGTTGGTCAAAAGCGTGCCAGGGAAATATTTTTCTTAGGTAGAAACTACTCAGCCCAAGAAGCTTATGAAATGGGAATGGTCAATGCTGTGATCCCCCATGAAGAGTTGGAAGCTACTGCTTTTGAATGGGCTCAGGAAATTTTGGAAAAATCTCCAACATCCATCAAAATGCTGAAGTTTGCTTTCAATTTAACGGATGACGGCATGGTAGGACAGCAAGTGTTTGCAGGTGAAGCCACTCGCTTGACCTACATGACAGAGGAAGCGAAGGAAGGAAGAAATGCTTTCTTGGAAAAACGAAAACCTAACTTTAAGGATATTAAGTGGATTCCTTAA